The following proteins come from a genomic window of Mycobacterium sp. DL:
- a CDS encoding zinc ABC transporter substrate-binding protein has product MIISASPRFGLLVASLVLAAPLALSACGSSDEPAASSQTTTGSGDECPASPVDVVVSVDQWGDIVSQVGGACANVTTVLAGSSVDPHDYEPAPSDAVLFDGAQLVVINGGHYDEWAAKLAATSAPDAPVINAVESSGSHEAEAGHDHEGEAGHDQEGEAGHDHDGEANPHVWYNPSTVNSVAEAVTAQLSELAPDARGYFEERHTAFENVMRPYVDAIATIKAGAAGKSFAATESVFDDMAAALGLQNRTPEGYQLASANEAEPTPADLDAFLRLLGQRGVDVLIYNTQTEGSVPEQIRAAAEEAGVPVVEVTETVPPNTESLQTWQVAQLDSLGEALGVGA; this is encoded by the coding sequence GTGATCATCTCGGCGTCCCCCAGGTTCGGTCTGCTCGTCGCGTCGCTCGTCCTTGCCGCGCCATTGGCGCTGTCAGCGTGTGGCAGCAGTGACGAGCCGGCTGCTTCCAGTCAAACCACGACGGGCTCCGGTGACGAATGCCCGGCGAGCCCGGTGGACGTCGTTGTCAGCGTCGACCAGTGGGGCGACATCGTGTCCCAGGTCGGGGGAGCGTGTGCCAACGTGACGACAGTGCTCGCCGGCTCCTCGGTGGATCCCCACGACTACGAGCCGGCACCGTCCGACGCGGTGCTCTTCGACGGCGCCCAACTCGTGGTGATCAACGGCGGGCACTACGACGAGTGGGCGGCGAAACTGGCCGCCACGTCGGCTCCGGACGCCCCTGTCATCAACGCGGTCGAGTCGAGCGGCTCCCACGAAGCGGAGGCGGGACATGATCATGAAGGGGAGGCGGGGCACGACCAGGAGGGCGAGGCCGGTCACGATCACGACGGGGAGGCGAACCCGCACGTCTGGTACAACCCGTCGACGGTGAACTCCGTCGCCGAAGCGGTGACCGCCCAGCTCAGCGAGTTGGCGCCCGACGCCAGAGGCTACTTCGAGGAGCGACACACCGCGTTCGAGAACGTGATGAGGCCCTACGTTGACGCCATCGCGACCATCAAGGCCGGCGCCGCCGGCAAGAGCTTTGCGGCCACCGAGAGTGTCTTCGACGATATGGCTGCAGCTCTAGGGCTGCAGAACCGGACGCCGGAGGGCTACCAGTTGGCATCGGCCAACGAGGCCGAGCCGACGCCGGCCGACCTCGATGCGTTCCTTCGGCTACTCGGCCAGCGCGGAGTCGATGTGCTGATCTACAACACCCAGACGGAAGGCTCGGTACCGGAACAGATTCGGGCCGCGGCCGAGGAGGCCGGAGTTCCGGTGGTGGAGGTCACCGAGACGGTGCCGCCCAACACGGAGTCCCTCCAGACCTGGCAGGTCGCGCAACTCGATTCTCTGGGTGAGGCACTCGGTGTCGGTGCATGA
- a CDS encoding ABC transporter ATP-binding protein, producing MSVHDVPADPALTFTDVSVVRGGRTIWSESTLQVDAGRFVAVIGSNGAGKTTLLKVILGLLPVATGSVQVYGERPGVLNDEIGYVPQHYEVNASEAIRGRDAVLLGLSGRRWGFARPSADDRRRVDEALTWVEAGDIADRRLSELSGGQRQRIALAGALVSKPRMLILDEPLASLDLRNQHEIVALLARLKRELGVTVIVVAHDLNPLLAVLDSAIYLLDGHAHHAAIDRVVDSELLTHMYGTPIKVAHTLQGELYMRGV from the coding sequence GTGTCGGTGCATGACGTGCCCGCTGATCCGGCGCTGACGTTCACCGACGTCAGTGTCGTGCGCGGTGGCCGCACCATCTGGTCGGAGTCGACGCTGCAGGTCGATGCGGGCCGGTTCGTCGCCGTCATCGGATCCAACGGCGCGGGTAAGACCACCCTGCTCAAGGTGATCCTCGGCCTGCTTCCGGTCGCCACCGGTTCAGTGCAGGTCTACGGCGAGCGTCCCGGTGTGCTTAACGACGAAATCGGTTACGTACCACAGCATTACGAGGTCAATGCCAGTGAGGCGATCCGCGGTCGGGATGCCGTGCTGCTCGGGCTGAGCGGCCGGCGCTGGGGATTCGCCCGGCCCAGCGCCGACGACCGCCGGCGGGTCGACGAGGCTCTGACATGGGTCGAGGCCGGTGACATCGCCGACCGTCGACTGTCCGAACTCTCCGGCGGCCAACGCCAGCGGATCGCGCTGGCCGGCGCCCTCGTCTCCAAACCACGGATGCTGATCCTCGACGAGCCGTTGGCGTCGCTGGACCTGCGCAACCAGCACGAGATCGTGGCGCTGCTGGCCCGGCTCAAGCGTGAACTGGGTGTGACCGTCATCGTGGTGGCGCACGATCTGAACCCGCTGCTCGCAGTCCTCGACAGTGCGATCTACCTGCTGGACGGCCATGCTCACCACGCCGCGATCGATCGGGTGGTGGACTCCGAACTGCTCACCCATATGTACGGAACACCCATCAAGGTGGCACACACCTTGCAGGGTGAGCTCTACATGCGGGGCGTGTGA
- a CDS encoding metal ABC transporter permease, with product MTESLLAIGYQDNWQQILGSSFMRNAWLGGTIVALSAGLMGYFIVVRNSSFAAHALAHIGLPGATGAVLLGLPAALGLGVFCVGGALVIGALGKRASERDVATGTVLAFATGLGLFFNSLATRNSSTLTNVLFGNLLAITSDQLLSFLALLVLTAACIAFVFRPLLFASVNSQVAEAKGVPVRGLSIAFMVLLGITITMAVQAVGTLLLFALVVTPAATALILTARPVLAMAVSAVIGLVSVWSGLVLSAMFDLPPSFVIVTIACGVWFVVWAGGRMPRPGRRSAAHSAESTNLTEHVQESGAATTSDPGISRS from the coding sequence ATGACCGAGTCCCTGCTCGCCATCGGTTATCAGGACAACTGGCAGCAGATCCTCGGCTCGTCGTTCATGCGTAACGCGTGGCTCGGTGGGACCATCGTCGCGCTCTCCGCGGGTTTGATGGGCTACTTCATCGTCGTGCGAAATTCGTCGTTCGCAGCGCACGCACTGGCACACATCGGGCTGCCCGGTGCCACCGGCGCCGTGCTGCTCGGACTGCCGGCGGCGTTGGGGCTCGGCGTGTTCTGCGTCGGCGGCGCCCTGGTGATCGGGGCTCTGGGCAAGCGCGCCTCGGAGCGCGACGTCGCGACGGGCACGGTGCTCGCGTTCGCAACCGGGCTCGGCCTGTTCTTCAACTCGCTGGCCACCCGCAACTCGTCGACCCTGACCAACGTGCTGTTCGGGAACCTGCTGGCGATCACGTCGGATCAACTGCTGTCGTTCCTGGCGCTGCTGGTGCTCACGGCTGCCTGTATCGCGTTCGTCTTCCGTCCGCTGTTGTTCGCGTCGGTCAACAGCCAGGTCGCGGAGGCCAAAGGTGTTCCGGTACGGGGTCTGTCGATCGCCTTCATGGTGCTGCTGGGGATCACCATCACGATGGCCGTCCAGGCGGTGGGGACGCTGCTGTTGTTCGCCCTGGTCGTCACGCCGGCGGCCACAGCGCTCATCCTGACTGCCCGTCCGGTTCTCGCGATGGCCGTTTCGGCGGTCATCGGCCTGGTCTCGGTGTGGTCGGGGCTGGTGCTGTCGGCGATGTTCGATCTGCCACCGAGTTTCGTGATCGTGACGATCGCGTGCGGTGTCTGGTTCGTGGTCTGGGCGGGTGGCCGGATGCCGCGCCCGGGCCGTAGGTCCGCGGCACACTCCGCTGAGTCCACTAACCTCACAGAGCATGTCCAGGAGTCCGGCGCCGCGACGACGAGCGACCCTGGCATCTCTCGCAGCTGA
- a CDS encoding LacI family DNA-binding transcriptional regulator has translation MSRSPAPRRRATLASLAAELKVSRTTVSNAYNRPDQLSAELRDRVLSTAKRLGYPGPDPVARSLRTRRAGAVGLMITEPLNYCFSDPAALDFVAGLAESCEEAGQGLLLVAVGPNRSVSDGSAAVLAAGVDGFVVYSASDDDPYLPAVLQRQLPVVVVDQPRNVPGASMVGIDDRAAMRSLADHVLELGHREIGLLTMRLGRDWPHGGPGPAVADPQRLETPQFDVQNERIRGVYDAMSAAGLDPESLTVVESYEHLPSSGGAGADVALETNPRITALMCTADVLALSAMDHLRARGIYVPGQMTVTGFDGVPDALQRGLTTVVQPSIEKGRRAGALLHNPPRSGLPVIEVLGTEVVRGRTSGPPA, from the coding sequence ATGTCCAGGAGTCCGGCGCCGCGACGACGAGCGACCCTGGCATCTCTCGCAGCTGAGCTCAAGGTTTCGCGCACCACGGTGTCCAACGCGTACAACCGGCCCGACCAGCTGTCTGCCGAGTTGCGGGACCGCGTGCTGTCGACCGCCAAGCGCTTGGGTTACCCGGGCCCCGACCCGGTGGCCCGCTCGCTGCGCACCCGCCGGGCCGGCGCGGTGGGGCTGATGATCACCGAACCCCTCAATTATTGCTTCAGCGATCCGGCCGCGCTCGATTTTGTTGCAGGCCTTGCCGAATCGTGTGAGGAAGCCGGCCAGGGCCTCCTGTTGGTCGCTGTGGGTCCGAACCGGAGCGTCTCCGACGGGTCGGCGGCGGTGCTGGCCGCCGGGGTCGACGGCTTCGTGGTGTACTCCGCCTCCGACGACGATCCGTACCTTCCCGCTGTGCTGCAGCGTCAGCTGCCCGTCGTCGTGGTGGACCAGCCCAGGAACGTTCCGGGGGCCTCCATGGTCGGCATCGACGACCGCGCCGCGATGCGCAGCCTCGCCGACCATGTGCTGGAACTGGGGCATCGGGAGATCGGGTTGCTGACGATGCGCCTCGGCCGCGACTGGCCCCACGGAGGACCCGGGCCTGCCGTGGCGGACCCGCAGCGCCTCGAGACGCCGCAGTTCGACGTCCAGAACGAGCGCATCCGCGGCGTCTACGACGCGATGTCCGCCGCGGGACTCGACCCGGAGTCCTTGACCGTTGTCGAGAGCTACGAGCACCTGCCCAGTTCGGGCGGTGCCGGTGCCGACGTCGCACTGGAGACCAATCCTCGGATCACCGCACTGATGTGCACCGCCGATGTGCTGGCGCTGTCGGCGATGGATCACCTGCGCGCTCGCGGTATCTACGTGCCGGGTCAGATGACGGTGACCGGATTCGACGGTGTCCCCGACGCTCTGCAGCGCGGACTGACCACCGTCGTGCAACCCAGCATCGAGAAGGGCCGGCGCGCGGGCGCGCTGTTGCACAATCCGCCTCGGTCGGGACTTCCCGTCATCGAGGTGCTCGGAACCGAGGTGGTTCGGGGTCGAACGTCAGGCCCGCCGGCGTAG
- the otsB gene encoding trehalose-phosphatase — MSDLPPELSRALHLAARSPRLLVTSDFDGTLSPIVNNPADARPLPEAGRALIELAELPATSAALISGRALGDLRVLSSMPSSVHLVGSHGAEFDSGFSHPIDVELLQTITDVLTTIASDKPGVTVETKPASVALHVRNASPADGDTALAEAWDAAAGWQAHATTGKAVLEFAVISTDKGEAINILRDQHDATAVVFFGDDVTDERAFRRLRDADVGVKVGSGETLAGFRIDSPEDVAAALTHLLGMRRDLSDQQ, encoded by the coding sequence GTGAGCGACCTGCCGCCCGAGTTGTCGAGGGCTCTGCATCTGGCCGCCAGGTCTCCCCGACTGCTGGTCACCTCGGATTTCGACGGCACTCTGTCGCCGATCGTCAACAACCCCGCCGATGCCAGGCCGCTGCCCGAAGCGGGCCGCGCGCTGATCGAACTGGCCGAACTTCCTGCCACCTCCGCTGCACTGATCTCCGGTCGCGCGCTCGGTGACCTTCGGGTGCTGTCGTCCATGCCGTCGTCGGTGCACCTGGTCGGTAGCCACGGTGCCGAGTTCGACTCGGGGTTCTCCCACCCGATCGACGTCGAGTTGCTGCAGACGATCACCGACGTGTTGACCACGATCGCGTCCGACAAGCCGGGAGTGACGGTCGAGACGAAACCGGCCAGCGTCGCTCTGCACGTCCGTAACGCCTCGCCGGCCGACGGTGACACAGCGCTGGCCGAGGCGTGGGACGCAGCGGCCGGATGGCAGGCGCACGCCACGACGGGCAAGGCAGTGCTCGAGTTCGCGGTGATCTCCACCGACAAGGGCGAGGCGATCAACATCCTCCGCGATCAGCACGACGCGACGGCGGTGGTCTTCTTCGGCGACGACGTGACCGACGAGAGGGCCTTCCGGCGACTGCGCGACGCCGACGTCGGGGTCAAGGTCGGATCGGGAGAGACGCTCGCCGGGTTCCGCATCGATTCCCCGGAGGACGTCGCCGCGGCGTTGACACACCTGCTCGGCATGCGACGCGATTTGTCAGATCAGCAATAA
- the kstR gene encoding cholesterol catabolism transcriptional regulator KstR, translating into MNVAVLTESELGSEAQRERRKRILDATLAIASKGGYEAVQMRAVAERADVAVGTLYRYFPSKVHLLVSALGREFERIDAKTDRAALSAGATAYQRLNIMVGKLNRAMQRNPLLTEAMTRAFVFADASAAGEVDHVGKLMDSMFARAMSDGEPTEDQYHIARVISDVWLSNLLAWLTRRASATDVSKRLDLAVRLLIGDGDQPKI; encoded by the coding sequence ATGAACGTCGCGGTGTTGACCGAGTCCGAACTGGGTTCCGAGGCTCAGCGCGAGCGGCGCAAACGCATCCTGGACGCCACGTTGGCGATCGCGTCGAAGGGTGGTTACGAAGCCGTCCAGATGCGGGCGGTGGCAGAGCGCGCCGACGTCGCGGTGGGAACGCTGTACCGGTACTTCCCGTCGAAGGTCCATCTGCTGGTCTCCGCGCTGGGCCGGGAGTTCGAGCGCATCGACGCCAAGACCGACCGGGCGGCCCTTTCCGCGGGGGCGACCGCCTACCAGCGGCTCAACATCATGGTCGGCAAGCTCAATCGGGCCATGCAGCGCAATCCGCTGCTCACCGAGGCGATGACGCGGGCGTTCGTCTTCGCCGACGCGTCGGCAGCCGGTGAGGTCGACCACGTCGGCAAGCTGATGGACTCGATGTTCGCGCGCGCGATGAGCGACGGCGAACCGACCGAGGACCAGTACCACATCGCCCGGGTCATCTCGGACGTGTGGCTGTCGAACCTGCTGGCATGGCTGACGCGGCGCGCCTCGGCCACCGACGTCAGCAAGCGGCTGGATCTGGCCGTGCGGTTGCTCATCGGAGACGGCGACCAGCCTAAGATCTGA
- a CDS encoding acyl-CoA dehydrogenase: MSSNSTATITDEQSAARDLVRSWASGSAVIDAAREVEQGDTAGWRAAYDGLAQLGIFGVALPEEHGGADGTVADLCAMVEEAAAALVPGPVATTALATLVLDGSHVELLEALASGGRTAGVALTAELSYADGRVSGSAPQVLGADAGGLLLLNAGDRWLLVDATADGVTVEALKATDFSRPLARVVLDDAAAEELPVSAQRVVDLAATVLAAEAAGLARWLLETATDYAKVREQFGKPIGSFQAIKHMCAEMLLRSEQASVAAADAALAAGEADDEQLSIAAALAASVGIDAAKANAKDCIQVLGGIGITWEHDAHLYLRRAYGISQFLGGRSHWLRRVASLTQQGVRRNLQIDLASVADLRPEIASAVAEVAATPAEKRQIALAETGLLAPHWPRPHGRAAGPAEQLLIDQELAAAGIVRPDLVIGWWAVPTVLEHGSPQQVEQFVPATLRGELIWCQLFSEPGAGSDLAALRTKAVRADGGWKVTGQKVWTSSAQKAHWGVCLARTDPDAPKHKGITYFLIDMTSPGIVIRPLREITGDELFNEVFFDDVFVPDEMVVGQVNDGWRLARTTLANERVAMAQGTALGNPMEELLRVVSELEADGAQQDQLGALIVTAQVGSLLDQRIAQLAVGGKDPGSQASARKLIGVRYRQALAEFRMDLSEGAGAVDNSEVHDFLNTRCLTIAGGTEQILLTMAGERLLGLPR, from the coding sequence GTGTCCTCGAATTCCACCGCGACCATCACCGATGAGCAGTCCGCCGCGCGCGACCTGGTCCGTAGCTGGGCTTCCGGGTCGGCCGTGATCGACGCCGCGCGCGAGGTGGAGCAGGGGGATACCGCCGGGTGGCGGGCGGCGTACGACGGCCTGGCTCAACTAGGGATCTTCGGTGTCGCCCTGCCCGAGGAACACGGCGGCGCCGACGGCACCGTCGCGGATCTCTGCGCGATGGTGGAGGAAGCCGCGGCGGCGCTGGTGCCCGGACCGGTGGCGACGACGGCGCTGGCCACCCTGGTGCTGGACGGTTCGCACGTCGAGTTGCTCGAGGCGCTCGCCTCGGGCGGGCGCACCGCCGGGGTCGCGCTGACCGCCGAGTTGTCGTACGCGGACGGCCGCGTCTCGGGGAGCGCTCCTCAGGTGCTCGGCGCGGACGCCGGCGGGCTGCTGCTGCTGAACGCCGGGGACCGCTGGCTTCTTGTCGACGCCACCGCCGACGGTGTGACGGTCGAGGCGCTCAAGGCCACCGACTTCTCGCGCCCGTTGGCCCGGGTGGTTCTCGACGACGCTGCCGCCGAGGAGCTCCCGGTGTCCGCGCAGCGCGTCGTCGATCTCGCGGCGACCGTGCTGGCCGCCGAGGCGGCGGGCCTGGCCCGGTGGCTGCTCGAGACCGCGACCGACTACGCGAAGGTGCGTGAGCAGTTCGGCAAGCCCATCGGCAGCTTCCAGGCGATCAAGCACATGTGTGCCGAGATGTTGCTGCGCTCCGAGCAGGCCTCGGTAGCGGCGGCCGACGCGGCACTCGCGGCGGGCGAAGCCGACGACGAGCAGCTCTCGATCGCCGCCGCGTTGGCGGCCTCGGTCGGGATCGACGCGGCGAAGGCGAACGCGAAGGACTGCATCCAGGTCCTCGGCGGCATCGGGATCACCTGGGAGCACGACGCACACCTGTACCTCCGGCGTGCCTATGGCATCTCGCAGTTCCTGGGTGGACGGTCACATTGGCTGCGGCGGGTGGCGTCGTTGACGCAACAGGGGGTGCGGCGGAACCTGCAGATCGACCTGGCGTCGGTGGCCGATCTGAGGCCCGAGATCGCTTCTGCGGTCGCCGAAGTCGCCGCAACGCCGGCGGAGAAGCGGCAGATCGCTCTTGCCGAGACCGGCCTGCTGGCGCCGCACTGGCCCCGACCGCATGGACGGGCGGCGGGCCCGGCCGAGCAGCTGCTGATCGATCAGGAGTTGGCCGCGGCCGGGATCGTGCGACCCGACCTGGTGATCGGGTGGTGGGCGGTGCCGACGGTCCTCGAGCACGGCAGCCCGCAGCAGGTCGAGCAGTTCGTCCCTGCGACGCTGCGTGGCGAGTTGATCTGGTGCCAGCTCTTCAGCGAGCCCGGCGCGGGGTCCGACCTGGCTGCGCTACGGACGAAAGCTGTTCGCGCCGATGGCGGTTGGAAGGTCACGGGGCAGAAGGTCTGGACCTCGTCCGCGCAGAAGGCGCACTGGGGGGTGTGTCTGGCCCGTACCGACCCCGATGCCCCGAAACACAAGGGCATCACCTACTTCCTGATCGACATGACGTCGCCGGGCATCGTGATCCGGCCGCTGCGCGAGATCACCGGCGACGAACTGTTCAACGAGGTGTTCTTCGACGACGTGTTCGTGCCCGACGAGATGGTGGTCGGCCAGGTCAACGACGGGTGGCGGTTGGCTCGCACCACGCTGGCCAACGAGCGGGTGGCGATGGCGCAGGGCACCGCGCTGGGCAATCCGATGGAGGAGCTGCTGCGTGTGGTCTCCGAGCTCGAAGCCGATGGCGCGCAACAGGATCAGCTCGGCGCGCTGATCGTCACCGCGCAGGTCGGTTCGTTGCTCGACCAGCGCATCGCCCAGCTCGCGGTGGGCGGCAAGGATCCCGGGTCGCAGGCCAGTGCGCGCAAGCTCATCGGCGTGCGGTACCGGCAGGCACTCGCCGAGTTCCGGATGGATCTGTCCGAGGGCGCCGGTGCGGTCGACAACAGCGAGGTTCACGACTTCCTGAACACCCGGTGCCTCACCATCGCCGGCGGCACCGAGCAGATCCTGCTGACCATGGCGGGCGAACGGCTGCTCGGCCTGCCGCGCTGA
- a CDS encoding ferredoxin--NADP reductase — protein MTDEPLGSHVLELEVADVIEETADARSLVFKAPDGVAIAADRLRHAPGQFLTLRVPSDRTGSVARCYSLCSSPFTGDPLTVTIKRTVDGYASNWLCDNAHPGMRMHVLAPSGTFVPKTLDTDFLLLAAGSGITPMMAILKSALTEGGGKVTLVYANRDENSVIFATTLRELAAKYPDRLTVLHWLESVQGLPSATALAELVAPYSAREAFICGPGPFMAATEEALKSAGTPTDRVHIEVFKSLESDPFATVVIEEDDSDEGPATAVVTLDGDTHEVSWPRKAKLLDVLLDRGLDAPFSCREGHCGACAVLTKSGDVEMEVNDVLEQQDLDEGLILACQAHPRSDSVEVTYDE, from the coding sequence GTGACGGACGAGCCGCTCGGCAGCCACGTGCTCGAGCTCGAGGTGGCCGACGTCATCGAGGAGACCGCTGACGCCCGCTCGCTGGTGTTCAAGGCCCCCGACGGCGTCGCGATCGCCGCCGACCGACTGCGCCACGCACCCGGTCAGTTCCTGACGCTGCGGGTGCCCAGCGATCGAACGGGTTCGGTGGCCCGGTGTTACTCGCTGTGCAGCTCACCGTTCACCGGTGATCCGCTGACCGTCACGATCAAGCGCACCGTCGACGGCTACGCCTCCAACTGGCTGTGCGACAACGCCCACCCGGGCATGAGGATGCACGTACTTGCCCCGTCGGGCACCTTCGTGCCCAAGACGCTGGACACCGATTTCCTGCTGCTCGCCGCCGGTAGTGGGATCACGCCGATGATGGCGATCCTGAAGTCCGCGCTGACCGAGGGCGGCGGCAAGGTGACACTCGTCTACGCCAACCGCGACGAGAACTCCGTCATCTTCGCCACGACGCTGCGCGAACTGGCGGCGAAATACCCCGACCGGTTGACCGTCCTGCACTGGCTGGAGTCGGTGCAGGGTTTGCCCAGCGCGACCGCGCTGGCCGAACTCGTGGCCCCCTACAGCGCACGCGAAGCGTTCATCTGCGGTCCCGGACCGTTCATGGCGGCGACCGAGGAGGCGCTGAAGTCGGCGGGGACTCCGACCGACCGGGTGCACATCGAGGTGTTCAAGTCCCTGGAGTCCGACCCGTTCGCCACCGTGGTGATCGAGGAGGACGACAGCGACGAAGGCCCGGCCACCGCGGTCGTGACGCTGGACGGTGACACCCACGAAGTATCCTGGCCACGCAAGGCAAAGCTGCTCGACGTGCTGCTCGACCGAGGGCTGGACGCGCCGTTCTCGTGCCGCGAAGGACACTGCGGCGCGTGCGCGGTTCTGACCAAGTCCGGCGACGTCGAGATGGAGGTCAACGACGTCCTCGAGCAGCAGGACCTCGACGAGGGCTTGATCTTGGCCTGCCAGGCGCACCCGCGCTCCGATTCGGTAGAAGTCACCTACGACGAGTGA